One genomic segment of Virgibacillus doumboii includes these proteins:
- the pdhA gene encoding pyruvate dehydrogenase (acetyl-transferring) E1 component subunit alpha translates to MKHVLENVEKQFEMFQILNEDGEIVNKDAMPDLSDDDLKELMRRMVYTRVLDQRSIALNRQGRLGFYAPTAGQEASQLGSQYALEADDFLLPAYRDVPQLIWHGLPLYQAFLFSRGHFHGNQFPEDMNALSPQIIIGAQYTQAAGVALGLKKRGKKAVAVTYTGDGGTSQGDFYEGINFAGAYGAPAIFFVQNNHFAISVPVEKQTAANTLAQKAVAAGIEGIQVDGMDVLAVYAATKHARERAINDDGPMLIETLTYRYGPHTMAGDDPTRYRTDDLDNEWEKKDPIVRFRKLLEEKNLWSEDEENKVIEEAKDEIKKAIKKTDEYPKQKVTDLIGNMYEELPPNLEEQMEEYKEKESK, encoded by the coding sequence TTGAAACATGTACTAGAAAATGTTGAAAAACAGTTTGAAATGTTTCAAATTCTCAATGAAGACGGAGAAATTGTTAATAAGGATGCAATGCCGGATCTTTCAGACGATGATTTGAAAGAGTTAATGCGCAGAATGGTTTACACCCGAGTGCTCGATCAGCGTTCGATTGCATTAAATCGCCAGGGACGACTTGGTTTTTATGCTCCAACTGCAGGACAAGAGGCTTCGCAGTTAGGAAGTCAATATGCATTGGAAGCAGATGACTTTTTATTACCGGCATATCGTGATGTGCCACAACTTATTTGGCATGGTCTTCCACTATATCAGGCTTTCTTATTTTCAAGAGGGCATTTTCATGGTAATCAATTCCCCGAGGACATGAATGCATTAAGCCCGCAAATTATTATCGGTGCTCAATATACGCAAGCAGCCGGTGTGGCATTAGGTTTGAAAAAGCGTGGTAAAAAAGCAGTTGCTGTAACATATACCGGTGATGGCGGTACTTCACAAGGTGATTTCTATGAAGGGATCAACTTTGCAGGTGCATATGGTGCTCCAGCTATTTTCTTTGTGCAAAACAACCATTTTGCTATTTCGGTTCCAGTAGAAAAACAAACAGCTGCCAATACGTTAGCTCAAAAAGCGGTTGCGGCGGGAATTGAAGGTATACAGGTTGATGGCATGGATGTTCTCGCCGTATATGCGGCGACAAAACATGCCCGTGAACGTGCAATTAACGACGACGGGCCAATGTTAATTGAAACATTAACCTATCGTTATGGTCCGCACACCATGGCTGGTGATGATCCAACGCGTTACCGTACAGATGACCTGGATAACGAATGGGAGAAAAAAGACCCAATTGTTCGTTTCCGTAAACTTCTGGAAGAGAAAAATCTTTGGTCAGAAGATGAAGAGAATAAAGTAATTGAAGAAGCAAAAGACGAAATTAAAAAAGCTATTAAGAAAACAGATGAGTACCCTAAACAGAAGGTTACTGACTTAATTGGAAATATGTATGAAGAACTTCCGCCGAATTTAGAGGAGCAAATGGAAGAATATAAAGAAAAGGAGTCGAAGTAA
- a CDS encoding YkyA family protein translates to MVIKKSFVFIVFIIIALLTACSGTSTSEQIYNHLEKAVELEATFEEQQDPIVELEKKEQEIYAQIIDLGMDEFDKIKELSKQAIDTIEKRSEKIELEKESIQASKEEFTKIESMIKDLEDKKVKKKAEEMYSVMMDRYEAYDKLNKAYSDSLKLEKELYTMLQKEDLEQETLTDHIKKVNKSYEKVIEANEKFNKFTTEYNKLKEAFYEAAGMNVEYKNNAPSNSKSKSDSQE, encoded by the coding sequence GTGGTGATTAAAAAGTCATTCGTATTTATTGTATTTATTATAATTGCATTACTTACCGCATGCAGCGGGACTTCTACGTCCGAACAGATTTATAATCATTTGGAGAAAGCTGTGGAATTGGAGGCAACCTTCGAGGAACAGCAGGATCCAATTGTGGAACTGGAAAAGAAGGAACAGGAAATATACGCTCAAATTATAGATTTGGGAATGGACGAATTTGATAAAATAAAAGAACTGTCAAAGCAGGCAATTGATACAATAGAAAAAAGGTCAGAGAAGATAGAGCTTGAAAAGGAAAGTATTCAAGCTTCCAAAGAGGAATTTACAAAAATAGAAAGCATGATAAAAGACCTGGAAGACAAAAAAGTGAAGAAAAAAGCAGAAGAAATGTACAGTGTAATGATGGACCGTTACGAAGCTTATGATAAGTTGAACAAAGCATATTCCGATTCGCTTAAGCTTGAAAAAGAACTATATACGATGCTGCAAAAAGAAGACCTGGAGCAGGAGACGCTGACAGATCATATAAAGAAAGTGAATAAAAGTTACGAAAAAGTTATCGAAGCAAATGAAAAATTCAACAAATTTACTACCGAGTATAATAAATTAAAAGAAGCGTTTTATGAGGCTGCCGGTATGAATGTGGAATACAAAAATAATGCTCCGAGCAACAGCAAGAGCAAATCCGATTCACAAGAATAA